A region from the Panicum hallii strain FIL2 chromosome 1, PHallii_v3.1, whole genome shotgun sequence genome encodes:
- the LOC112878396 gene encoding uncharacterized protein LOC112878396 isoform X2: protein MGKAGRAEPEQAFPNAAPAARFSRCRCGAVAGKVVSATCVSVLLLAVGGFLSAFFMLLHLRASGGGVPDDPDILAEIEAGFILLVPESQIASQGGTLEKEIYNQIGVPNSKVSVSMRPYNYTNTTYVKFGVLPDPRNTSMSIKSIKALRTSLIRLTLQQLNLSLTPSTFGDPLCLEILGFPGGITVLLPHNASRADSIQPIFSITFDLTIREVREFLEEMKSELALILQQTPDEELFVKLTNTNGSTVATPVTVQVSISLIDRSNFLQPYRLKQLAQIITEWSSRNLGLNTSIFGRIRDLKLSPILEAFLPSCAPSMPPTPTPSLFWPPISEHPKTNTYRDFSCPALVKRQNEATPHRRLMGVSSMVISPQLSTWLHRKYASEGKKNSIAVVEPTFIAPVPEPKK from the exons ATGGGCAAGGCCGGTCGCGCTGAACCTGAGCAGGCCTTCCCCAACGCTGCGCCGGCGGCCAGGTTCAGCCGCTGCCGTTGTGGGGCAGTCGCCGGCAAGGTGGTCAGTGCAACGTGCGTCTCTGTGCTCCTCCTGGCCGTCGGCGGCTTCCTCTCGGCCTTCTTCATGCTGCTTCATCTCCGGGCATCAGGAGGAGGGGTCCCTGATGACCCTGACATACTCGCAG AAATCGAGGCAGGCTTCATTTTGTTAGTGCCAGAGTCACAGATAGCTTCACAAGGCGGGACGCTTGAAAAGGAGATATATAACCAAATAGGCGTGCCCAATAGTAAG GTTTCAGTTTCCATGCGTCCATACAATTATACGAATACCACTTATGTGAAATTTGGTGTTCTTCCAGACCCAAGAAATACCTCCATGAGCATAAAATCCATCAAGGCACTAAGAACATCTTTGATAAGACTTACACTTCAGCAGCTGAATTTATCTCTGACGCCATCTACTTTCGGAGACCCACTTTGCTTAGAGATCCTGGGATTCCCAGGAGGGATTACAGTGTTGCTTCCACATAATGCTTCCCGTGCAGACTCAATTCAGCCTATTTTCAGCATCACATTTGACTTGACAATTCGTGAAGTAAGAGAATTTCTTGAGGAGATGAAGAGTGAGCTTGCATTAATATTGCAGCAGACACCAGATGAG GAATTATTTGTCAAGTTAACAAATACGAATGGCTCAACGGTTGCAACACCAGTTACAGTCCAAGTTTCCATTTCCCTGATAGATCGCAGCAATTTTCTACAGCCTTACAGGCTGAAACAGCTAGCCCAAATCATCACAGAATGGAGTTCAAGGAACCTTGGTCTAAATACCTCAATTTTTGGCAGAATTAGAGATCTGAAGTTGTCTCCAATCCTGGAAGCTTTCCTTCCATCCTGTGCTCCTAGCATGCCTCCAACACCAACACCATCCCTATTCTGGCCTCCAATATCAGAGCACCCAAAAACCAATACATACCGGGATTTTTCATGCCCTGCTTTGGTGAAAAGACAAAACGAAGCCACTCCGCATCGCAGGTTAATGGGTGTATCTTCCATGGTGATTTCTCCACAATTGTCAACATGGCTTCACAGGAAATATGCATCTGAAGGCAAGAAAAACAGCATTGCAGTGGTAGAACCAACATTCATTGCGCCAGTACCGGAACCAAAGAAA TGA
- the LOC112878396 gene encoding uncharacterized protein LOC112878396 isoform X1 yields the protein MGKAGRAEPEQAFPNAAPAARFSRCRCGAVAGKVVSATCVSVLLLAVGGFLSAFFMLLHLRASGGGVPDDPDILAEIEAGFILLVPESQIASQGGTLEKEIYNQIGVPNSKVSVSMRPYNYTNTTYVKFGVLPDPRNTSMSIKSIKALRTSLIRLTLQQLNLSLTPSTFGDPLCLEILGFPGGITVLLPHNASRADSIQPIFSITFDLTIREVREFLEEMKSELALILQQTPDEELFVKLTNTNGSTVATPVTVQVSISLIDRSNFLQPYRLKQLAQIITEWSSRNLGLNTSIFGRIRDLKLSPILEAFLPSCAPSMPPTPTPSLFWPPISEHPKTNTYRDFSCPALVKRQNEATPHRRLMGVSSMVISPQLSTWLHRKYASEGKKNSIAVVEPTFIAPVPEPKKVSCFRFYQDSSKIY from the exons ATGGGCAAGGCCGGTCGCGCTGAACCTGAGCAGGCCTTCCCCAACGCTGCGCCGGCGGCCAGGTTCAGCCGCTGCCGTTGTGGGGCAGTCGCCGGCAAGGTGGTCAGTGCAACGTGCGTCTCTGTGCTCCTCCTGGCCGTCGGCGGCTTCCTCTCGGCCTTCTTCATGCTGCTTCATCTCCGGGCATCAGGAGGAGGGGTCCCTGATGACCCTGACATACTCGCAG AAATCGAGGCAGGCTTCATTTTGTTAGTGCCAGAGTCACAGATAGCTTCACAAGGCGGGACGCTTGAAAAGGAGATATATAACCAAATAGGCGTGCCCAATAGTAAG GTTTCAGTTTCCATGCGTCCATACAATTATACGAATACCACTTATGTGAAATTTGGTGTTCTTCCAGACCCAAGAAATACCTCCATGAGCATAAAATCCATCAAGGCACTAAGAACATCTTTGATAAGACTTACACTTCAGCAGCTGAATTTATCTCTGACGCCATCTACTTTCGGAGACCCACTTTGCTTAGAGATCCTGGGATTCCCAGGAGGGATTACAGTGTTGCTTCCACATAATGCTTCCCGTGCAGACTCAATTCAGCCTATTTTCAGCATCACATTTGACTTGACAATTCGTGAAGTAAGAGAATTTCTTGAGGAGATGAAGAGTGAGCTTGCATTAATATTGCAGCAGACACCAGATGAG GAATTATTTGTCAAGTTAACAAATACGAATGGCTCAACGGTTGCAACACCAGTTACAGTCCAAGTTTCCATTTCCCTGATAGATCGCAGCAATTTTCTACAGCCTTACAGGCTGAAACAGCTAGCCCAAATCATCACAGAATGGAGTTCAAGGAACCTTGGTCTAAATACCTCAATTTTTGGCAGAATTAGAGATCTGAAGTTGTCTCCAATCCTGGAAGCTTTCCTTCCATCCTGTGCTCCTAGCATGCCTCCAACACCAACACCATCCCTATTCTGGCCTCCAATATCAGAGCACCCAAAAACCAATACATACCGGGATTTTTCATGCCCTGCTTTGGTGAAAAGACAAAACGAAGCCACTCCGCATCGCAGGTTAATGGGTGTATCTTCCATGGTGATTTCTCCACAATTGTCAACATGGCTTCACAGGAAATATGCATCTGAAGGCAAGAAAAACAGCATTGCAGTGGTAGAACCAACATTCATTGCGCCAGTACCGGAACCAAAGAAAGTAAGTTGTTTTAGGTTTTATCAAGACAGCTCTAAAATTTATTAA